GTACCTCGCCCATAACGGCGAAATCAATACCATCAGCGGTAACCGCCAGTGGAGCCGGGCCCGCAGCTACCGCTTTAAATCTCCCTTATTGCCGGATCTCCAGGATGCGGCGCCTTTTGTCAACGAAAGCGGCTCGGACTCTTCTTCCCTCGATAATATGCTGGAACTGTTCCTGGCAGGGGGCATGGATCTATACCGTGCGATGCGCCTGCTGATGCCGCCGGCCTGGCAAAACAGCCCCTGCATGGACGATGACATTAAAGCCTTTTACGAATTTAATTCCATGCATATGGAGCCCTGGGACGGCCCCGCCGGCGTGGTCATGACCAACGGCCGCCATGTCGCCTGTAACCTGGACCGCAACGGCCTGCGCCCCGCCCGCTATGTGATCACCCGCAACGGTTTTATTACCCTGGCCTCTGAGGTAGGGATCTGGGATTACGGTGAAGATGAAGTGATAGAAAAAGGCCGGGTCGGCCCCGGGGAAATGCTCGCCCTGGATACCTATACCGGCAAGGTCTTCAACTCCGGCGATATAGATAACGAACTTAAGGTCAGGCACCCTTACCGCCAGTGGCTCGATACCAATATCCGCCGCCTGGTGCCTTTCGATAAGCTGGCCGCCGAATTGATCGGCCAGCGGGTCTTTACCGACCATGAGCTCAGCCAGTACCATAAAATGTTCAACTACAGCTATGAGGAAATCCAGCAGGTAGTGAAAACCCTGGCAGAAAACGGCCAGGAAGCCACAGGTTCCATGGGGGACGATACTCCCATGGCGGTGCTGTCGAGCCAGGCCCGCACCCTGTATGACTATTTCCGCCAGCAGTTTGCCCAGGTTACCAACCCGCCGATAGATCCCCTGCGCGAGCGTTATGTGATGTCGCTGGCCACCTGCATCGGCCGCGAGCACAACGTTTTTAACGAAACCACGGGCCATGCCGACCGGATTTTATTTGAAACCCCGGTGCTTATGTATACCGGGCTGAAACAGCTCAGGGAGCTGGATCCCGAGCATTACCGCTCCGATACCTTAACCCTGAATTATGATCCGGAAGAAGGGCTGGAAAACGCCATCCGCCGCGTCTGTGACGAAGCGGTAGACCTGGTGCGCAATAAAAATACCGTGATTCTGGTGTTATCAGACCGCCAGATACACCCCGGCCTGTTGCCTATCCCGGCAGCCATGGCGGTCGGTGCGGTACAGCAACGCCTGGTGAACGAACAACTGCGCTGCGACTCGAATATCATTGTCGAAACCGCCTCGGTACGCGACTCCCACCAGTTCGCGGTCCTGCTGGGGCTGGGAGCCACCGCCATCTATCCTTTCCTGGCCTTCGAAACCGTGGAGCAGCTGGTGGAACAGGGGCAAATCGATTTAACCCCACGCCAGGCGGTGAAAAACTACCGCGACGGCATCAACAAGGGCCTGTTGAAAATCCTGTCGAAAATGGGCATCTCCACCATCGCCAGTTACCGCTGCGCCGGTTTGTTTGAGGTGGTGGGCCTGCACCAGAATATCATGCAGCTGTGTTTTCCTGATCTGCCCAGCCGCATCCAGGGGGCGGATTTTGAGGATATCGAACAGGATAATATCAACCTGGCGCGCAAGGCCTTTTTGCCGCACCAGAAAGTCAGCCACGGCGGCCTGTTGAAATATGTCCACGGCGGCGAATATCACGCCTTTAACCCGGATGTGGTCAGGTATTTACAAAGCGCGGTACAGAGCGGCGATTACGGCGACTACAGAAAATTCGCCGATGAGGTTAACCGGCGCCCCGTCGCCACCTTAAGGGACCTGCTGGCGCTGAAAGACGATAGCGAAAGCATAGACATCAGCCGGGTGGAAAGTGAAAGCGAAATGTTTAAACGCTTTGACAGCGCCGCCATGTCCATAGGGGCATTAAGTCCGGAGGCCCATGAAGCTTTGGCGATTGCCATGAACCGCCTGGGGGGCTTCTCCAACTCCGGCGAAGGCGGGGAAGATCAGCGCCGTTTCGGCACGGTGAAAAATTCCCGCATCAAGCAAATCGCCTCCGGCCGTTTCGGTGTCACCCCCCATTACCTGGTGAATGCCGACGTGCTGCAGATCAAGGTGGCCCAGGGGGCAAAACCCGGCGAAGGGGGCCAGCTGCCCGGCGATAAGGTCACGCCGCTGATCGCCAAGTTAAGGTTTTCCGTGCCCGGCGTCACCCTGATCTCGCCGCCGCCCCATCACGATATTTATTCCATCGAAGATCTGGCGCAGCTGATTTTCGATTTAAAACAGGTTAACCCCAAGGCAATCGTTTCCGTGAAACTGGTTTCCGGCCCCGGGGTCGGCACTATAGCCTCCGGCGTGGCCAAGGCTTATGCCGACTTTATCACCATTTCCGGTTACGACGGCGGCACCGGCGCCAGCCCGCTGACTTCGGTAAAATACGCCGGCTGCCCCTGGGAATTGGGGCTGGCGGAGGCCCATCAGTCGCTGGTGGCCAACGGCCTGCGCCATAAGGTACGCCTGCAGGTGGACGGCGGCCTGAAAACCGGCATAGACATAGTCAAGGCCGCCATCCTCGGCGCGGAGAGCTTCGGCTTCGGCACCGCCCCTATGGTCACCTTAGGTTGCAAATTCCTGCGCATCTGCCATTTAAACAACTGCGCCACGGGTGTTGCCACCCAGGACGATGTCTTAAGAGACAAGTTCTTTAAGGGCCTGCCGGACCAGGTGATGAATTACTTTAAATTTGTCGCCCGGGACGTGCGGGAAATCCTGGCAAAACTTGGCGTAGAGAGCCTGACCGCCATTATCGGCCGTACCGATTTGCTGGAACAGTTACCGGGCTTTACCGCCAAGCAGCAGAAACTGGATTTATCGCCGATCCTGGCGCCTGTGGTCGCCGGTGAGAATACCGCCCTGCACCAGACCGAAGCCAATATTGCCTTTGATCAGGGGTTATTGAACCGGCAGATGCTGGAGGCGGCAGCCGATGCCGTTGCCCATGCCGGCGGCGGGGAATTCAGGTTCAACGTCCAGAATACCGACCGCAGCGTAGGCGCCGCCCTGTCCGGAGAAATCGCCCGCCAACACGGCGACCAGAGCATGGCCGGCAAGCCGGTCACCATACATTTATGCGGCACCGCCGGCCAGAGTTTCGGCGTCTGGAATGCCGGCGGCCTGGAGATGATCTTAACCGGCGATGCCAACGACTATGTCGGCAAGGGCATGACCGGCGGCAAACTCACGGTCAAACCGCCTAAAGGGGTGGAATATCCGAGCCATAAAACCATGATCATGGGCAATACCTGCCTGTACGGCGCTACCGGCGGAAAACTGTTCGGTTGCGGCCGCGCCGGCGAACGTTTTGCCGTACGCAATTCGGGCTGCCATGCCGTGATTGAAGGCACAGGGGATCATGCCTGCGAATATATGACTGGCGGTATAGTCACGATTCTGGGAGAGATAGGCGTAAACTTCGGCGCCGGCATGACCGGCGGTTTTGCCTATGTGCTGGACGAAGCCGACGATCTCAGCGTGCGCCTGAACAATGAATCCATTGAAATGCTGCCGATTGCCGACCTGGTGATCCACCAGGAACATTTACGCGGCATCATCAACCAGCACCTGGAAGAAACCGGCAGCCTGCGGGCACAGAAAATCCTGAACAACTTCGATAATTTTGCCCCCAGATTCAAACTGGTCAAACCCAAAGCAACCGATGTGAAAACCCTGTTGGGGCATCGCAGCCGTTCATCTGCTGAACTTCGCGTTCAGGCACAATAACGCGGAATGAGGAAGAACAACACATGAGTAAGAACGTTTATCAGTTTATCGATGTCGAACGCATCGAGCCGCCGAAAAAAGCCATTGAGCAGCGTAAAATCGACTTTGTCGAAATTTACCATCCGCTGGGCAGCGACCAGAGTAAAGGCCAGGCAGACCGCTGCCTGGATTGCGGCAACCCCTATTGCGAATGGAAATGCCCGGTGCATAATTATATTCCCCAGTGGCTGGAGCTGGTCACCGAAGGCAAGATCTTCGAAGCCGCCGACTTGTGTCACCAAACCAACAGCTTGCCGGAAATGTGCGGCCGGGTTTGCCCCCAGGACAGGTTATGCGAATCCGCCTGTACCCTGAACGAAGACTTCGGCGCGGTAACCATCGGCAATATCGAAAAATTTATTACCGATACCGCACTTGAGCAGGGCTGGAAACCGGATCTGTCCCATGTCATCCACACCGGCAAAAAAGTGGCGGTGATCGGCGCCGGTCCCGCCGGGCTTGCCTGCGCCGATGTCCTGACCCGCAACGGCGTCAAAGCCGTGGTCTTTGATAAAAACGCCGAAATCGGCGGCCTGCTCACCTTCGGCATTCCCTCCTTTAAACTGGAGAAATCCGTGGTAAAACGCCGCCGGGAAATTTTTGAAGGCATGGGCATAGAATTTTGCCTTAATACCAATGTCGGGGTGGATATCAGCTTTGACAGCTTAAGCCAAGACTATGATGCGGTATTCCTGGCCCTGGGCACCTATACCGATATGACGGGAGGTTTTGACAACGAAGGCGCCGCCGGCGTCTATAATGCCCTGGATTTTTTGATCGGCAATACCCAGCAGTTGATGGGCATCACTGAAAATGCCCGCCCCTATGTCAGTTTTGCCGGCAAGCAGGTAATAGTCCTGGGGGGCGGCGACACCGCCATGGACTGTGTCCGCACTTCGGTGCGCCAGGGAGCCACAGAGGTCACCTGCGCCTACCGCCGGGATGAAGCCAATATGCCCGGCTCGCCGCGGGAAGTACAAAATGCCAAAGAAGAAGGGGTTAATTTCGAATTTAATCTCCAGCCCCTGGATATCAGCGTAGACGCCGAAGGCAAGGCCAACGGCGTAAAGTTTGTCAAAACCCGGCTGGGGGAGCCTGATGCCAACGGCCGCCGCAATCCGGAAGTTATCGAAGGCTCAGAGTTTATAATGCCCGCCGATGCGGTAGTTATCGCCTTTGGTTTCCTGCCCAGCCCGCCGCAATGGATGAAAGATGCCGGGGTTGAAGTCGATGCCAGAGGCCGGGTACTAGCTTGCGACAGCAGCCCCTTTGCCCTGCAAACCAGTAAAGCCAATATCTTTGCCGGCGGTGATATGGTGTTGGGTTCAGACCTGGTGGTGACCGCTATAGATCAGGGGCGTAAGGCCGCATTAGGCATACTGGATTATGTTTTTGACGAGCAAGTCAAGGCGGTGTAACCGGGCATATAAGCAATCCGGTGCTTCTGCCTTAAAAAGTCTCTTTGTGCCCTAGCTCCAGATACAAAAAAGGCTGCCCGGACAGGCAGCCTTTTATATATCTGAAAGCCGTTACTTAGCTGAACGGGTTCACTTTGATGATGGTTTCGTTGCGATCCGGGCCGGTTGAAATAATATCAACAGGCACGCCGGTAATTTCTTCGATACGCTTGATATAAGCCAGGGCATTGGCCGGCAACTGTTCAAGGGAAGTAGCGCCGAAGGTTTTTTCGCTCCAGCCCGGCAGCTCTTCGTAAACCGGGGTGATCTCTTCGTAACCTTCCGCAGCCGTCGGCGGCACGGTAATGATATCGCCGGCTTTGGTTTTATAACCGACACAGATTTTCAACGTCTCCAGGCCGTCAAGCACGTCCAGCTTGGTCAGGCAGAAACCGGTTACGCTGTTGACCTGTACCGCACGGTGCATGGCAATGGCGTCAAACCAGCCACAACGGCGCTCACGGCCGGTCGTGGCGCCAAATTCATGGCCAACCGTACCTAAGTGATTACCGATTTCATCGTTTAATTCCGTCGGGAATGGACCTGAACCGACACGTGTGGTATAGGCTTTGGTGATACCCAACACATAATCAAGGTTACGCGGGCCGAAACCACAACCTGTAGCAACACCGCCTACCGTGGTATTGGACGAAGTTACGTAAGGGTAAGTACCATGGTCTATATCCAACAAGG
This genomic window from Thalassomonas viridans contains:
- the gltB gene encoding glutamate synthase large subunit; translation: MQLYDPDFQKDNCGFGLIAHQTGETSHKLIKTAIAALDRMQHRGGIAADGKTGDGCGLLLQKPDSFFRAIAEENNWQLGRKYAVGMVFLSTDPVEAALSKKILEEELSRETLTLVGWRTVPTDPSILGEIAAANMPQIEQVFVDAPPGWRNRDLERRLYMARRRAEKRSNDDKFYIASLSCLVTIYKGLMMPVDLPNFYLDLADIRMQSAICVFHQRFSTNTSPQWHLAQPFRYLAHNGEINTISGNRQWSRARSYRFKSPLLPDLQDAAPFVNESGSDSSSLDNMLELFLAGGMDLYRAMRLLMPPAWQNSPCMDDDIKAFYEFNSMHMEPWDGPAGVVMTNGRHVACNLDRNGLRPARYVITRNGFITLASEVGIWDYGEDEVIEKGRVGPGEMLALDTYTGKVFNSGDIDNELKVRHPYRQWLDTNIRRLVPFDKLAAELIGQRVFTDHELSQYHKMFNYSYEEIQQVVKTLAENGQEATGSMGDDTPMAVLSSQARTLYDYFRQQFAQVTNPPIDPLRERYVMSLATCIGREHNVFNETTGHADRILFETPVLMYTGLKQLRELDPEHYRSDTLTLNYDPEEGLENAIRRVCDEAVDLVRNKNTVILVLSDRQIHPGLLPIPAAMAVGAVQQRLVNEQLRCDSNIIVETASVRDSHQFAVLLGLGATAIYPFLAFETVEQLVEQGQIDLTPRQAVKNYRDGINKGLLKILSKMGISTIASYRCAGLFEVVGLHQNIMQLCFPDLPSRIQGADFEDIEQDNINLARKAFLPHQKVSHGGLLKYVHGGEYHAFNPDVVRYLQSAVQSGDYGDYRKFADEVNRRPVATLRDLLALKDDSESIDISRVESESEMFKRFDSAAMSIGALSPEAHEALAIAMNRLGGFSNSGEGGEDQRRFGTVKNSRIKQIASGRFGVTPHYLVNADVLQIKVAQGAKPGEGGQLPGDKVTPLIAKLRFSVPGVTLISPPPHHDIYSIEDLAQLIFDLKQVNPKAIVSVKLVSGPGVGTIASGVAKAYADFITISGYDGGTGASPLTSVKYAGCPWELGLAEAHQSLVANGLRHKVRLQVDGGLKTGIDIVKAAILGAESFGFGTAPMVTLGCKFLRICHLNNCATGVATQDDVLRDKFFKGLPDQVMNYFKFVARDVREILAKLGVESLTAIIGRTDLLEQLPGFTAKQQKLDLSPILAPVVAGENTALHQTEANIAFDQGLLNRQMLEAAADAVAHAGGGEFRFNVQNTDRSVGAALSGEIARQHGDQSMAGKPVTIHLCGTAGQSFGVWNAGGLEMILTGDANDYVGKGMTGGKLTVKPPKGVEYPSHKTMIMGNTCLYGATGGKLFGCGRAGERFAVRNSGCHAVIEGTGDHACEYMTGGIVTILGEIGVNFGAGMTGGFAYVLDEADDLSVRLNNESIEMLPIADLVIHQEHLRGIINQHLEETGSLRAQKILNNFDNFAPRFKLVKPKATDVKTLLGHRSRSSAELRVQAQ
- a CDS encoding FAD-dependent oxidoreductase, translated to MSKNVYQFIDVERIEPPKKAIEQRKIDFVEIYHPLGSDQSKGQADRCLDCGNPYCEWKCPVHNYIPQWLELVTEGKIFEAADLCHQTNSLPEMCGRVCPQDRLCESACTLNEDFGAVTIGNIEKFITDTALEQGWKPDLSHVIHTGKKVAVIGAGPAGLACADVLTRNGVKAVVFDKNAEIGGLLTFGIPSFKLEKSVVKRRREIFEGMGIEFCLNTNVGVDISFDSLSQDYDAVFLALGTYTDMTGGFDNEGAAGVYNALDFLIGNTQQLMGITENARPYVSFAGKQVIVLGGGDTAMDCVRTSVRQGATEVTCAYRRDEANMPGSPREVQNAKEEGVNFEFNLQPLDISVDAEGKANGVKFVKTRLGEPDANGRRNPEVIEGSEFIMPADAVVIAFGFLPSPPQWMKDAGVEVDARGRVLACDSSPFALQTSKANIFAGGDMVLGSDLVVTAIDQGRKAALGILDYVFDEQVKAV